The proteins below come from a single Psychrobacter sp. FDAARGOS_221 genomic window:
- the rpsF gene encoding 30S ribosomal protein S6, producing the protein MRHYEVVLIVHPDQSDQVVGMVERYIKLVQDNNGMVHRLEDWGRRQLAYPINKIHKAHYVLFNIECDGDTLAELEELFRYNDAIIRSLVVRREDAITEPSQLAKSADEKRARKAPQTDNDQDNESNDDSDD; encoded by the coding sequence ATGCGACATTACGAAGTGGTGCTTATCGTACACCCTGACCAAAGCGACCAAGTAGTCGGAATGGTTGAGCGATATATCAAATTAGTTCAAGACAACAATGGCATGGTTCATCGTCTTGAAGACTGGGGCCGTCGTCAGTTGGCGTATCCAATTAACAAAATCCATAAAGCACACTATGTTCTATTTAACATAGAGTGTGATGGTGACACTCTAGCAGAGCTTGAAGAGCTATTCCGTTATAACGACGCTATTATCCGTAGCCTAGTTGTTCGTCGTGAAGACGCTATCACTGAGCCATCTCAACTAGCGAAAAGTGCTGATGAGAAGCGTGCTCGTAAAGCGCCTCAAACCGACAACGATCAGGATAATGAGTCTAACGACGATTCTGACGACTAA
- the hscA gene encoding Fe-S protein assembly chaperone HscA, translating into MSLLQIAEPNQSAKPHEHQYALGIDLGTTRSMVAVVRSGKAALLKDPAAASDQNDGAEKQTDTLLPSVVYYGNQDQISAPVIGSTALAYFETDPANTIISAKRFMGRSINDIKFSHPYQLKSSETTKEAMPSFVTAQGEVSPVEVSAEILRSLQHRAQLALPDDSIKGAVITVPAYFDEAQRQATKDAAKLAGLNVLRLLNEPTAAAVAYGLDRTADDSDEKIYLIYDLGGGTFDVSLLKMNEGVFEVLATGGNSALGGDDMDRLIMGWLLKQAGLSPADLSAQQRTHIARKAESYKQALTHNDSVDVAIDVDGHQWQGQLSSADLLNIVDPVTRRTISTCEQVMRDADIEPEQLDEIIMVGGSTRMPVVQQAVQKFFNKEPLAHLNPDEVVALGAAQVAEQLIKKDKSNNVLLLDVTPLSLGLETMGGLVEVLIPRNTPIPVAKKQTFTTYQDGQTGMVIHVVQGERDTVEHNRSLGRFELYGIPPMKAGLARIEVTFDIDANGQLSVSAFEATSGVKSDIKITPSYGLSDEQQEQLLSAGFENAEHDKIARSLIEAKVESEREILALQSALQEFQSLLSSDEVSALQQAMQHLGSALNKVSTSSDNDTDLEALKAEIEAKQAQLKPLSDLFASRIMDQSVKQSLSGTSTEDWAQ; encoded by the coding sequence ATGTCCTTATTACAAATTGCCGAACCCAACCAAAGTGCAAAACCGCATGAACATCAATATGCTCTAGGTATCGACTTAGGCACAACACGCTCCATGGTAGCGGTTGTTCGCTCAGGCAAAGCAGCCCTATTAAAAGACCCAGCAGCTGCATCAGATCAAAATGACGGCGCAGAGAAACAGACAGACACCCTGCTTCCTTCGGTAGTTTATTATGGTAATCAAGATCAGATTAGCGCACCGGTTATCGGTAGTACTGCCCTAGCCTATTTTGAAACCGATCCTGCAAATACCATTATTTCAGCCAAGCGCTTTATGGGCCGTAGCATCAATGACATTAAGTTCTCACACCCGTATCAGCTAAAATCTAGTGAGACAACCAAAGAGGCGATGCCTTCTTTTGTCACTGCACAAGGTGAGGTATCTCCTGTTGAAGTATCTGCTGAAATCTTACGCAGTCTGCAGCATCGTGCTCAACTAGCATTACCAGATGACAGTATCAAAGGGGCTGTGATTACGGTTCCGGCTTATTTTGATGAAGCGCAGCGTCAAGCGACTAAAGATGCCGCAAAACTTGCTGGTTTGAATGTTTTACGCTTACTGAATGAGCCAACAGCAGCGGCTGTCGCTTATGGCTTGGATCGCACTGCGGATGATTCTGATGAAAAAATCTACCTTATTTATGACTTAGGCGGCGGCACCTTTGATGTGTCATTGCTAAAAATGAATGAAGGTGTGTTCGAAGTATTGGCGACCGGTGGTAACAGTGCCTTAGGTGGTGATGACATGGACCGCTTAATTATGGGCTGGTTATTAAAACAAGCCGGCTTGAGTCCAGCTGATCTTAGCGCACAACAGCGCACTCATATTGCACGCAAAGCAGAAAGCTATAAGCAAGCACTAACTCATAATGACAGCGTTGATGTCGCAATTGATGTCGACGGCCATCAGTGGCAAGGTCAATTAAGCTCAGCTGATTTGTTAAATATCGTTGATCCTGTAACACGCCGTACTATCTCTACCTGTGAACAGGTCATGCGTGATGCTGATATTGAGCCTGAACAGCTAGACGAAATTATTATGGTTGGCGGCTCTACACGTATGCCTGTGGTGCAACAAGCTGTGCAGAAGTTCTTCAACAAAGAGCCTTTGGCGCATCTAAATCCAGATGAAGTGGTTGCTCTAGGCGCTGCGCAAGTTGCCGAACAACTGATTAAAAAAGACAAATCTAATAATGTATTATTGCTAGATGTCACCCCGCTATCACTAGGGCTTGAGACCATGGGCGGCTTAGTGGAAGTCCTAATCCCACGTAATACGCCGATTCCAGTTGCCAAAAAGCAGACCTTTACTACCTATCAAGATGGCCAAACTGGTATGGTTATCCATGTGGTCCAAGGCGAGCGTGATACCGTTGAGCACAACCGATCTCTTGGCCGCTTTGAGCTGTATGGCATCCCTCCAATGAAGGCAGGCTTGGCCCGCATTGAAGTTACCTTTGATATTGATGCCAATGGTCAATTATCTGTAAGTGCTTTTGAAGCCACTTCTGGCGTGAAAAGTGATATTAAAATCACACCATCATATGGTTTAAGTGATGAGCAACAAGAACAGCTACTGAGTGCTGGTTTTGAAAATGCAGAGCATGACAAAATAGCCCGCAGCTTAATTGAAGCGAAAGTAGAGTCAGAGCGTGAGATATTAGCGCTACAATCTGCACTACAAGAGTTCCAAAGCCTACTAAGCTCAGATGAAGTTAGCGCACTGCAGCAAGCCATGCAGCATTTAGGCAGTGCGTTAAACAAGGTTTCGACCTCATCAGATAACGACACTGATTTGGAAGCATTAAAAGCAGAAATCGAAGCCAAGCAAGCTCAACTAAAACCGCTCAGTGATTTATTCGCATCACGTATTATGGATCAAAGCGTGAAGCAATCACTTTCAGGTACCAGCACTGAAGACTGGGCACAATAA
- a CDS encoding HIT domain-containing protein, giving the protein MFQLHPTLAKDSFLVGDFPLSTCRLINDCQFPWLILVPRVAGVQEIYELSAADQAQFLRESSWLSSQMAKTFNADKMNVAALGNQVPQLHFHHIVRYQNDLAWPNPVWGTPAVAYTQEVYLAMQQTLMMALRGHNQMPFDWQMQ; this is encoded by the coding sequence ATGTTTCAACTTCATCCAACACTTGCTAAAGATTCGTTTTTAGTTGGGGATTTTCCATTATCAACGTGTCGTCTAATTAATGATTGTCAGTTTCCTTGGTTGATATTGGTCCCTAGAGTGGCTGGTGTACAAGAGATTTATGAGTTATCCGCGGCGGATCAAGCTCAATTTTTGCGTGAGTCAAGCTGGTTATCTAGCCAGATGGCTAAAACCTTCAATGCAGATAAGATGAATGTGGCTGCACTCGGTAACCAAGTGCCTCAATTACACTTCCATCATATTGTGCGTTACCAAAACGATTTAGCATGGCCAAATCCAGTGTGGGGCACGCCAGCTGTTGCTTACACTCAAGAAGTATACTTGGCAATGCAGCAAACCTTGATGATGGCGTTAAGAGGTCATAATCAAATGCCATTTGACTGGCAAATGCAGTAG
- the hscB gene encoding Fe-S protein assembly co-chaperone HscB produces MSDNTPTFANFFALFEQPIAFDIDTSQLSKRLRQLQQQFHPDNLSSDESASSQQNSAIINHAYATLLHPDSRANYLLELSGQELNTDHSIADLDFLDDAMDMRMALDDAEGSADLATIKSLKSKAEQRIETHSNRFETAYNQQDWSTAMDATQKLKFLVKLKKDMDTAIDNSHQQPDDDDELYL; encoded by the coding sequence ATGTCTGATAACACGCCTACCTTCGCTAATTTTTTTGCTCTTTTTGAGCAGCCTATTGCGTTTGATATCGATACGTCTCAATTAAGCAAACGCTTAAGACAGCTACAACAGCAGTTTCACCCTGATAATCTAAGCAGCGATGAGTCGGCGTCTTCTCAGCAGAATTCGGCGATTATTAACCATGCTTACGCCACTTTGCTCCATCCTGACAGCCGTGCAAATTACTTATTAGAGTTATCTGGTCAAGAGCTTAATACCGATCACTCTATTGCTGATTTAGATTTCTTAGATGATGCGATGGATATGCGTATGGCATTAGATGATGCGGAAGGGTCAGCCGACCTAGCCACTATCAAATCTTTAAAGTCCAAAGCTGAGCAGCGTATTGAAACGCATTCTAATCGCTTTGAAACTGCTTATAATCAGCAAGATTGGTCAACGGCGATGGATGCAACCCAAAAACTGAAGTTTTTAGTCAAACTAAAAAAAGATATGGATACAGCAATCGATAACAGCCATCAGCAACCTGATGACGATGACGAGCTGTATCTATAA
- the mfd gene encoding transcription-repair coupling factor produces MPKLTPNQPAHPLTKMFTAVNEQLFPIDNAQRRWLYPAHSAAGSLWLASLSNCPVADVANRLKVVVTKDQNQLNQIETELAFCGVDAYVFPDWETLTYDELSPHQDIVSERINLLTDMPKSGILLISIQTLMQRMAPPSWLIGQHFDLSVGDIFDIEAQREMLTAAGYRAVDNVFEPGEFAVRGSVIDIFAMGQPFPLRLDLFDDEIETIRFFNPQTQRTLSTQTLVDLVAGQSDADTASRHDLTVESLSLLHKLPDVSKPITQFQILPAKEFPLEDGKETFRTNFAAMFPKVSSRKFELHKDVMAGIASSGLEYYQPLFFELEDWNQTGHLFSYLPKDALFIIDENSAETQADYWSQIQRRYEERRHDIDKPILDPTLLYLPSNEVNQKLNDYPRILLSQKDLASADISQTGKVRLPALNTPELPVSHQKAEPLAELLTYASGHWGEAEAEQALIEAVKQTDAANQIDTENQSQTQRPILVVAETAGRREILLELFKDKLNVKTFDSFHDFLHSPLYQQQSTAEGAKPTVGLTIAPIERGAVIYQQLSIISETQLFGRQVLQTRRRRQSDVSEEFLIKSVTELTEGSPVVHIDQGIGRYHGLVTIDVGEGEQEFIHLKYADDASIYVPVANLQLISRYSGGDPALAPLHKIGSGKWDKAKQKALEQIHDVAAELLNMQARRQAKEGIHFKVDTAQYELFASQFAFEETPDQANAIDAVMHDMKQNKPMDRLICGDVGFGKTEVAMRAAFIAVNSGYQVAVLVPTTLLAGQHEDNFKDRFADWPIRVETLSRFGGKKYQDQVLADLADGKVDIVIGTHKILQKDVKFANLGLMIVDEEHRFGVRHKERIKALQSDVDSLSMTATPIPRTLNMALTGMRDMSIIATPPARRLAIKTFVMQKTDQLMKEAILRELLRGGQVYLLHNDVASIERMAENIRELVPEARVGVAHGQMNERGLEQVMQQFYHKKFNVLVCTTIIETGIDVPNANTIIIERADKFGLAQLHQLRGRVGRSHHQAYCYLLVPSIKGLKGDAKKRLTAIERANTLGAGFMLASEDLEIRGAGEILGKQQSGNMQAIGFSLYMDMLERATKAIKAGKEPDLNTPLSLTSDINLHCSALIPEDYVNDVPQRLLFYKRISNAQDKDVLTDIRTEMIDRFGALPDQTKQLFAIHQLRVQAEPLAIYKIDATSNSVVLEFAPDTPVDALAIIQLIQSDGNRYRMHGASGIRYTNPDKLETPQQRVTVVRDLLTHFSKHVNQEG; encoded by the coding sequence ATGCCGAAACTAACGCCTAACCAACCTGCGCATCCGCTTACCAAGATGTTTACTGCTGTTAATGAGCAATTATTTCCAATAGACAATGCGCAGCGGCGCTGGCTATATCCTGCGCATAGTGCAGCAGGTAGCCTGTGGTTAGCAAGCTTATCCAACTGCCCGGTCGCTGATGTTGCCAATCGCTTAAAAGTGGTGGTCACCAAGGACCAAAATCAGCTCAATCAAATTGAAACTGAATTGGCGTTTTGCGGTGTTGATGCCTATGTATTCCCAGACTGGGAAACTTTGACCTATGACGAGCTGTCACCGCATCAAGACATTGTCAGTGAGCGTATCAATCTTCTGACTGATATGCCTAAAAGTGGCATTTTACTCATTAGCATTCAAACCCTAATGCAGCGCATGGCACCGCCAAGCTGGTTGATTGGCCAGCACTTTGACTTGAGTGTCGGTGATATCTTCGATATTGAAGCGCAGCGTGAAATGTTAACCGCGGCAGGCTATCGTGCGGTTGATAATGTGTTTGAGCCAGGTGAGTTTGCGGTTCGTGGTAGTGTGATTGATATCTTTGCGATGGGTCAGCCATTTCCACTGCGTTTGGATTTATTCGATGATGAAATTGAAACCATCCGCTTCTTTAATCCTCAGACCCAGCGCACCTTATCGACTCAAACGCTGGTTGACTTGGTAGCTGGTCAATCTGATGCAGATACTGCCAGTCGCCACGATCTGACCGTAGAATCTTTATCGCTGCTGCATAAGCTGCCAGATGTGTCTAAGCCGATTACTCAGTTTCAAATCTTGCCGGCCAAAGAGTTTCCGCTTGAAGACGGTAAAGAGACTTTCCGTACCAACTTTGCTGCCATGTTCCCGAAAGTGAGCAGTCGAAAATTTGAGCTGCACAAAGATGTCATGGCCGGTATTGCCAGCAGTGGTCTTGAGTATTATCAGCCGCTGTTTTTTGAGTTAGAGGATTGGAATCAAACTGGTCATTTATTCTCCTATTTACCTAAAGATGCGCTGTTTATCATTGATGAAAATAGTGCAGAAACCCAAGCCGATTATTGGTCTCAAATACAACGTCGCTATGAAGAGCGCCGTCACGATATTGATAAGCCTATCTTGGATCCAACGCTGCTGTATTTGCCCAGTAATGAGGTCAATCAAAAGCTAAATGACTATCCTCGAATCCTTTTAAGCCAGAAAGACTTAGCCAGTGCGGATATTTCGCAAACTGGTAAGGTGCGTTTGCCTGCACTGAACACACCAGAGCTGCCAGTGAGTCATCAAAAAGCTGAGCCGTTAGCAGAGCTGCTTACCTATGCCAGTGGTCACTGGGGCGAAGCGGAGGCCGAGCAGGCACTAATCGAAGCCGTTAAGCAGACAGATGCTGCGAATCAGATAGATACCGAAAATCAAAGCCAAACACAGCGTCCGATATTGGTAGTAGCAGAAACGGCTGGTCGCCGTGAAATCTTACTCGAGCTGTTTAAGGATAAGCTGAATGTAAAAACTTTTGATAGCTTTCATGACTTTCTTCACAGCCCCTTATATCAACAACAGTCAACAGCAGAGGGTGCTAAGCCAACGGTTGGCCTGACCATTGCGCCGATTGAACGTGGTGCTGTCATCTATCAGCAGTTGTCTATCATTAGTGAGACTCAGCTGTTTGGTAGACAAGTGTTGCAAACGCGTCGACGTCGTCAGAGTGATGTGTCAGAAGAATTCTTGATTAAGAGTGTCACCGAGCTTACCGAGGGTAGCCCTGTGGTGCATATCGATCAAGGCATCGGTCGCTATCATGGACTGGTCACCATTGATGTCGGTGAGGGCGAGCAAGAGTTTATTCATTTAAAGTATGCTGATGATGCCAGTATCTATGTGCCAGTTGCCAATCTACAGCTTATCAGTCGCTATAGTGGCGGAGACCCTGCGTTGGCACCACTGCATAAAATTGGTAGTGGTAAATGGGATAAGGCCAAGCAAAAAGCGTTAGAGCAAATCCATGATGTCGCAGCTGAGCTGCTTAATATGCAGGCACGTCGACAGGCCAAAGAGGGCATTCACTTTAAAGTAGATACTGCGCAGTACGAGCTATTTGCCAGTCAATTTGCCTTTGAAGAGACCCCAGATCAGGCCAATGCAATTGATGCTGTCATGCATGATATGAAGCAGAATAAACCGATGGATCGTCTGATCTGTGGTGATGTCGGCTTTGGTAAGACAGAAGTTGCCATGCGCGCTGCATTTATTGCGGTTAACAGTGGCTATCAAGTAGCTGTATTGGTGCCGACGACCTTGCTGGCTGGTCAGCACGAAGACAACTTTAAGGACCGCTTTGCTGATTGGCCGATTCGGGTTGAAACCTTGTCACGTTTTGGCGGCAAAAAATATCAAGATCAGGTGCTGGCAGACTTAGCTGATGGCAAAGTCGATATCGTTATCGGTACTCATAAAATACTGCAAAAAGACGTTAAGTTTGCCAATCTTGGCTTGATGATTGTTGATGAAGAGCACCGCTTCGGGGTGCGTCATAAAGAGCGTATTAAAGCCTTACAAAGCGATGTTGATAGCTTGTCTATGACAGCAACTCCAATTCCACGAACCTTGAATATGGCACTCACTGGCATGCGTGACATGTCGATTATTGCCACACCGCCAGCACGCCGCTTAGCGATTAAAACTTTTGTGATGCAAAAAACAGATCAGCTGATGAAAGAGGCTATCTTGCGTGAGCTATTACGTGGTGGTCAGGTGTATCTGCTGCACAATGATGTGGCCAGTATTGAGCGAATGGCAGAAAATATCCGTGAATTGGTGCCTGAAGCTCGTGTTGGTGTGGCACACGGTCAGATGAATGAGCGTGGTCTTGAGCAGGTGATGCAGCAGTTTTATCATAAAAAGTTTAACGTGTTAGTCTGTACCACTATCATTGAGACCGGTATCGATGTGCCAAACGCCAATACCATTATCATTGAACGTGCTGATAAGTTTGGTTTGGCGCAGTTGCACCAGCTGCGTGGCCGTGTGGGTCGTAGTCACCATCAAGCATACTGTTATCTACTTGTGCCTTCTATTAAAGGGCTTAAAGGCGATGCCAAAAAGCGTCTGACTGCGATTGAGCGTGCCAATACGCTAGGGGCAGGTTTTATGCTGGCGAGCGAAGACCTAGAGATTCGTGGTGCAGGCGAGATATTGGGCAAACAGCAAAGCGGTAATATGCAAGCTATCGGCTTTAGTCTGTATATGGATATGCTGGAGCGCGCAACTAAGGCCATTAAGGCAGGAAAAGAGCCTGATTTAAATACGCCACTGTCGTTAACCAGTGATATTAATTTGCATTGTTCGGCTTTGATTCCAGAAGACTATGTCAATGACGTGCCACAGCGTTTATTGTTCTATAAGCGTATTAGTAATGCGCAAGACAAAGACGTGCTGACTGATATTCGCACTGAGATGATAGACCGTTTTGGTGCCTTACCAGATCAGACCAAGCAGCTGTTTGCGATTCATCAGCTGCGTGTACAAGCTGAGCCACTGGCCATTTATAAGATTGATGCGACATCTAATAGTGTGGTGTTAGAGTTTGCACCAGATACACCAGTCGATGCGTTAGCTATCATTCAGTTAATCCAATCAGATGGCAATCGTTATCGAATGCATGGGGCATCAGGAATACGATATACCAACCCCGATAAGCTTGAAACACCGCAGCAGAGGGTAACAGTGGTGCGTGACTTGTTAACCCATTTTTCTAAACATGTAAACCAAGAGGGCTAA
- a CDS encoding HEAT repeat domain-containing protein, with protein MLSLSRMILTPLLCTSMLCSISSHANTDNTRALHITPEPAVVAQCHAQHQAPTLPIIKRSQPLVVNKEHAEGLEKGHRFAQKYILSTDPTDPPHRFYFGSDDEFVALLGTDSFSLEEATHFLSGLYRAYITGEYIPRDDDEAIIYLSRVIDYWELENPGNISGLAYLVAVYSLTDSDDFALLEGNDAVLSDTDASFDDELEKSLFAILAKAGSKDAQAVLIKEMLKDSDPTCREVLISDLIALADKGSPKAIDILADTYEALNNEYPNQYEKQMDYWQQQAKKFPVVNNTTRI; from the coding sequence ATGCTATCGCTTTCAAGAATGATATTAACCCCCTTATTGTGTACCAGCATGCTATGCAGCATCAGCAGCCATGCAAATACAGACAATACCCGTGCGTTGCATATAACACCAGAGCCTGCGGTTGTCGCTCAATGTCATGCACAGCATCAAGCACCTACCCTACCTATCATAAAACGTAGTCAGCCGCTAGTTGTGAATAAAGAACACGCTGAAGGCTTAGAGAAAGGGCACCGATTTGCGCAGAAGTATATCTTATCGACGGATCCCACTGACCCGCCACATCGCTTTTATTTTGGTTCTGATGATGAGTTTGTTGCTTTGCTTGGGACGGATAGTTTTTCATTAGAAGAGGCGACACACTTTTTGTCAGGCTTATATCGAGCCTATATAACAGGGGAATATATACCTAGAGATGATGATGAAGCGATCATTTATTTGTCCAGAGTTATCGATTATTGGGAACTAGAAAATCCTGGCAACATATCAGGTTTAGCCTATCTTGTCGCTGTGTACTCCTTAACAGACAGTGATGATTTTGCCTTATTGGAGGGTAATGATGCTGTATTATCCGATACTGATGCCTCATTTGATGATGAGCTTGAAAAGAGTTTGTTCGCTATACTTGCAAAAGCCGGCTCTAAAGATGCTCAGGCGGTACTCATAAAAGAGATGTTAAAAGACAGTGATCCTACTTGTCGTGAGGTTTTAATATCTGATTTGATCGCCTTGGCTGATAAAGGCAGCCCTAAGGCCATCGATATTCTTGCCGACACCTATGAGGCGCTAAATAATGAATATCCAAATCAATATGAGAAGCAGATGGATTATTGGCAACAGCAAGCTAAAAAGTTCCCTGTTGTTAACAATACAACTCGGATCTAG
- a CDS encoding NAD(P)H-binding protein, whose translation MKRKAIVIGATGLVGRHLVRQLSLMYDSLIIIARKPPEHISASMQFYQLGDFSNLEEVMSGIAIGADTDAFTCLGTTMKQAGSEEDFRRIDYDYNLSFANSCREKGVQRFFLLSALGADSDSRFFYNRVKAELETDVRALGFKQLLIFRPSLLLGKHKGRLLENGAQAAYKLFSPLVPKTMKYRPIEAQRVAAAMVLCAQDLHERHKFIKQDRYAEQPNQVTVIDNKQLLTMTQL comes from the coding sequence ATGAAGCGTAAAGCCATAGTAATAGGCGCAACAGGGCTGGTAGGGCGACATTTGGTTCGCCAGCTTAGTTTGATGTACGACAGTTTGATTATTATCGCAAGAAAGCCGCCTGAGCACATTTCAGCCAGTATGCAGTTTTATCAACTGGGTGATTTTAGCAACTTAGAAGAGGTCATGTCGGGTATCGCTATTGGTGCCGATACTGATGCCTTCACTTGTTTGGGTACTACCATGAAGCAGGCCGGTAGTGAAGAAGATTTCAGACGTATTGATTACGATTACAATTTAAGCTTTGCTAACAGTTGCCGTGAAAAAGGGGTGCAGCGCTTCTTTTTATTGTCAGCATTAGGCGCGGACAGTGACAGCCGGTTTTTTTACAATAGAGTCAAAGCAGAGCTTGAGACCGATGTGCGCGCGCTTGGATTTAAGCAGTTATTGATTTTCCGTCCTTCTTTATTGTTAGGTAAGCACAAAGGTCGTCTATTAGAAAATGGTGCTCAGGCGGCGTACAAATTGTTCTCGCCTTTGGTACCAAAAACAATGAAATATCGACCTATTGAAGCACAGCGTGTGGCAGCAGCAATGGTGTTGTGTGCGCAAGATTTGCACGAGCGTCACAAGTTTATCAAACAAGATAGGTATGCTGAGCAGCCGAACCAGGTCACTGTGATTGACAATAAACAGCTGCTGACAATGACGCAGCTTTAA
- the rpsR gene encoding 30S ribosomal protein S18, whose translation MARFYRRRKFCRFTAEGITHIDYKDVELLKQYISDNGKIVPSRITGTSNKYQRQLATAIKQARYLALLPYTDNHK comes from the coding sequence ATGGCACGTTTTTATCGCCGTCGCAAATTTTGCCGTTTTACCGCTGAAGGTATTACTCACATCGACTATAAAGATGTTGAACTATTAAAACAATACATCAGTGACAATGGTAAAATTGTTCCTAGCCGTATCACTGGTACGTCTAACAAATATCAGCGTCAATTAGCAACTGCTATCAAACAAGCTCGTTACTTAGCATTGCTTCCATACACTGACAACCATAAGTAA
- the fdx gene encoding ISC system 2Fe-2S type ferredoxin yields MPKITILPHHEICPEGTEVELETGENLCKGLLDKGIKIEHACEMSKACTTCHVIVRKGFNSLDEMDDIEADLLDRAWGLEPDSRLSCQVMIEDTDLVVEIPKYTINHASENH; encoded by the coding sequence ATGCCAAAAATTACGATACTACCGCATCATGAAATCTGCCCAGAAGGCACAGAAGTTGAATTAGAAACTGGCGAAAACCTATGTAAAGGTCTATTAGATAAGGGCATTAAAATTGAACATGCCTGTGAGATGTCTAAAGCCTGCACTACTTGTCACGTTATCGTGCGTAAAGGCTTCAATAGCCTAGACGAAATGGACGATATTGAGGCGGATCTACTAGACAGAGCCTGGGGGCTTGAGCCTGATTCACGCCTGTCTTGTCAGGTGATGATTGAAGATACCGATCTGGTGGTTGAGATACCTAAATATACCATTAACCATGCTAGCGAAAACCATTAA
- the rplI gene encoding 50S ribosomal protein L9: MQVILLQRIVNLGKLGETVDVKAGYGRNYLIPQGKALPATPANVERFEARRAELEAIEAEELAAAQKRAEALTDVNVIMRAKSGEDGKLFGSIGTRDIADALTKSGLEVDRSEVKLPEGTLRQVGEYNVDIQLHHDIFANILVTILSEDGNVQAATQQQEEQQEAAEEEE; encoded by the coding sequence ATGCAAGTTATTTTATTACAGCGTATCGTCAACCTTGGTAAACTTGGCGAAACTGTGGATGTAAAAGCAGGATACGGTCGTAACTACCTTATCCCACAAGGTAAAGCATTACCAGCAACACCAGCAAACGTTGAAAGATTTGAAGCACGTCGTGCTGAACTTGAAGCTATCGAAGCTGAAGAGTTAGCCGCTGCTCAAAAACGTGCTGAAGCATTAACTGACGTTAACGTTATCATGCGCGCTAAATCTGGTGAAGACGGTAAACTATTTGGTTCTATCGGTACTCGCGACATCGCTGATGCCCTAACCAAATCAGGTCTTGAAGTTGACCGTTCTGAAGTTAAACTACCAGAAGGTACTTTACGTCAAGTTGGCGAATACAATGTTGATATCCAGCTACACCACGATATCTTCGCTAACATCCTAGTAACCATTCTTTCTGAAGATGGTAACGTACAAGCAGCGACTCAGCAGCAAGAAGAGCAACAAGAAGCCGCTGAAGAAGAAGAGTAA
- the rraA gene encoding ribonuclease E activity regulator RraA translates to MTKTDFVTCDLLDANPESQVCLPNIEGKSFYSFGGKDKFCGEIVTVKCFEDNSRVKELLNSDGRDANGDGKVLVVDGGGSMRCALLGDMIAQSAIDNGWAGVIVYGCVRDVDDMAQMDIGVMALGCIPRKSTRRGEGQTDLEISFGDLTLNSGMHVYADNNGIIASDKPLL, encoded by the coding sequence ATGACCAAAACTGACTTTGTAACTTGTGATCTATTAGATGCCAACCCTGAAAGCCAAGTATGCCTGCCTAACATCGAAGGCAAGTCTTTTTATAGCTTTGGCGGTAAAGATAAGTTTTGCGGTGAGATTGTCACTGTTAAATGTTTTGAAGACAATAGCCGTGTTAAAGAGCTGTTAAATAGTGACGGACGTGATGCCAATGGTGACGGCAAAGTGCTGGTTGTTGATGGCGGTGGCTCAATGCGCTGTGCACTGCTTGGAGATATGATTGCTCAATCAGCCATTGATAATGGTTGGGCCGGTGTCATTGTTTATGGCTGTGTGCGCGATGTCGATGATATGGCACAGATGGATATCGGTGTGATGGCATTGGGCTGTATCCCTCGCAAATCAACCCGCCGCGGTGAAGGTCAGACAGATCTAGAAATTAGCTTTGGTGATTTGACTTTAAATTCAGGCATGCATGTGTATGCGGATAACAACGGTATCATTGCCAGCGATAAGCCACTGCTATAA